From Pseudonocardia autotrophica, one genomic window encodes:
- a CDS encoding LysR family transcriptional regulator: protein MAAPVHVPDLTGLALLVAIARTGNLGTAAHELGLSVQAATARVRSVEQLVGTPVLERGRRGRRSSRLTPRGVLLVEWAGPVLDAAHDLDAAVATLRPPDDGTDAVVLAAGPTAAESLLPGWLVELRDGPGGRITLLDTADPAAAVRDGDAVVGIVETGGPLDGLHATTVASDTLVLVVPPGHPLAGGPGIDGAGLAGTPLVSRRPEAGSRPVLDAALRDAAGDSPVAAPIRELAADAAVRAAVRGGDGPAVLPRMVVAADIATGLLLEVPVHGVELTREFRAVWQQGTSPQGTARDLLRIATGGRIR, encoded by the coding sequence ATGGCCGCACCCGTACACGTCCCCGACCTGACCGGGCTCGCCCTGCTCGTCGCGATCGCCCGCACCGGCAACCTCGGCACCGCCGCACACGAACTCGGATTGTCCGTGCAGGCCGCGACGGCCCGCGTCCGGTCGGTGGAACAGCTGGTCGGCACCCCGGTGCTGGAGCGCGGCCGGCGCGGGCGCCGGTCGAGCAGGCTCACCCCGCGCGGGGTGCTGCTCGTCGAGTGGGCGGGCCCGGTGCTCGACGCGGCCCACGACCTGGACGCCGCGGTCGCCACCCTGCGCCCGCCGGACGACGGCACGGACGCGGTCGTCCTCGCCGCCGGCCCGACCGCAGCCGAGTCGCTGCTCCCCGGCTGGCTGGTGGAGCTGCGCGACGGACCGGGCGGGCGGATCACCCTGCTCGACACCGCGGACCCGGCGGCCGCGGTCCGCGACGGGGACGCCGTCGTCGGGATCGTCGAGACCGGCGGCCCGCTGGACGGGCTGCACGCGACCACGGTCGCGAGCGACACCCTGGTCCTGGTCGTGCCACCCGGGCATCCGCTGGCCGGCGGGCCCGGGATCGACGGCGCCGGGCTGGCCGGGACCCCGCTGGTCAGCCGGCGGCCCGAGGCCGGCTCCCGGCCGGTGCTCGACGCGGCGCTGCGCGACGCGGCCGGCGACTCCCCGGTCGCCGCACCGATCCGGGAACTGGCGGCCGACGCCGCGGTGCGGGCCGCCGTCCGCGGTGGGGACGGCCCGGCGGTGCTGCCCCGGATGGTCGTCGCCGCGGACATCGCGACCGGGCTCCTACTCGAGGTGCCGGTGCACGGGGTCGAGCTGACCCGGGAGTTCCGCGCCGTCTGGCAGCAGGGCACCTCACCGCAGGGAACCGCGCGGGACCTCCTCCGCATCGCCACCGGTGGCCGGATCCGCTGA
- a CDS encoding MFS transporter encodes MSARTALRSYSARTFSSLSGRNYRLWFGGQSISMIGTWMQSIAQSWLVYELTGSAAVLGTVVAVQTLPTLLVGPYAGVWVDRLDRRRLMIGLQTLMGLQALALAVLTLTGTVVLWHVYLLAAVLGLNKAFENPARQVFVHELVGPDDLRNAVTLNSVLVNAARAIGPAVAGLVIVAGGTGVCFAVNAASFVAVVASLLRLDVSALTPSEPTPRAPGQLRAGLAYVRRSPELSVPLVMMALVGCLAYEFPVVLPVVASETFGGDAGTYGYLTGAMGAGAVVGGLIVAGRGRTGLPALVRTSLLFGLSMALVAVAPTLWVALVAMGLVGMSSVAFMAGGNSTLQLASDSHMRGRVMALWSVAFLGSTPIGGPIAGWVSEQFGGRGGLALGALACVGAAAIGWAASRRADRRGSADPATGGDAEEVPRGSLR; translated from the coding sequence GTGAGCGCCCGGACGGCGCTGCGGTCGTACTCGGCACGGACCTTCTCGTCGCTGTCCGGGCGCAACTACCGGCTGTGGTTCGGCGGCCAGTCGATCTCCATGATCGGCACCTGGATGCAGTCGATCGCCCAGTCCTGGCTGGTCTACGAGCTGACCGGGTCGGCGGCCGTGCTCGGCACGGTCGTCGCCGTGCAGACCCTGCCCACCCTGCTGGTCGGTCCCTACGCCGGGGTCTGGGTGGACCGGCTGGACCGCAGGCGGCTGATGATCGGCCTGCAGACGCTGATGGGCCTGCAGGCGCTCGCGCTGGCCGTCCTGACGCTCACCGGCACCGTCGTGCTCTGGCACGTCTACCTGCTCGCCGCGGTACTCGGCCTGAACAAGGCGTTCGAGAACCCGGCCCGGCAGGTGTTCGTGCACGAGCTGGTCGGGCCGGACGACCTGCGCAACGCCGTCACCCTGAACTCGGTACTGGTGAACGCCGCCCGGGCGATCGGCCCGGCGGTCGCCGGGCTGGTCATCGTGGCCGGCGGGACCGGCGTCTGCTTCGCGGTGAACGCGGCCAGCTTCGTCGCCGTGGTGGCCTCGCTGCTGCGGCTCGACGTCTCCGCACTCACCCCGAGCGAACCCACGCCGCGGGCGCCCGGCCAGCTGCGCGCCGGGCTGGCCTACGTCCGGCGCAGCCCGGAGCTGAGCGTCCCGCTGGTGATGATGGCGCTCGTCGGCTGCCTGGCCTACGAGTTCCCGGTGGTGCTGCCGGTCGTCGCCTCCGAGACGTTCGGCGGTGACGCGGGCACCTACGGCTACCTGACCGGTGCGATGGGGGCCGGTGCGGTGGTCGGCGGCCTGATCGTCGCCGGGCGCGGGCGGACCGGGCTGCCCGCGCTGGTCCGGACGTCGCTGCTGTTCGGGCTGTCGATGGCGCTGGTGGCGGTGGCGCCGACGCTGTGGGTCGCGCTGGTGGCGATGGGCCTGGTCGGGATGAGCAGCGTCGCGTTCATGGCCGGCGGGAACAGCACCCTGCAGCTCGCATCGGACTCACACATGCGGGGCCGGGTGATGGCGCTGTGGTCGGTCGCGTTCCTCGGGTCGACCCCGATCGGCGGCCCGATCGCGGGCTGGGTGAGCGAACAGTTCGGTGGTCGCGGCGGGCTGGCGCTGGGCGCCCTGGCCTGCGTCGGCGCCGCCGCGATCGGCTGGGCGGCGAGCCGCCGGGCCGATCGCCGCGGATCAGCGGATCCGGCCACCGGTGGCGATGCGGAGGAGGTCCCGCGCGGTTCCCTGCGGTGA
- a CDS encoding MarR family winged helix-turn-helix transcriptional regulator encodes MSGLDPDELVRLRVVLARITRGLDRHSRGSDLTRTQVSVLGTVVVRGPIGMGELAGLEGLNPTMLSRLAGKMEAAGLLVRDTDPADGRAVRVAATEAGIAEHTRQREERARLLAEHVDGLPDGHAEGLRAALPALEALAGSLRASR; translated from the coding sequence ATGAGCGGCCTCGATCCCGACGAGCTCGTCCGGCTGCGGGTGGTCCTCGCCCGGATCACCCGGGGACTGGACCGGCACTCCCGCGGTTCCGACCTGACCCGCACCCAGGTGTCGGTACTCGGCACGGTGGTGGTCCGGGGCCCGATCGGAATGGGCGAGCTCGCCGGGCTGGAGGGGCTCAACCCCACGATGCTGTCCCGGCTGGCCGGCAAGATGGAGGCCGCCGGGCTGCTGGTCCGCGACACCGACCCGGCCGACGGGCGGGCCGTGCGGGTCGCCGCCACCGAGGCCGGGATCGCCGAGCACACCCGTCAGCGGGAGGAACGCGCCCGGTTGCTCGCCGAGCACGTCGACGGGCTCCCGGACGGCCACGCCGAGGGGCTGCGCGCGGCGCTTCCGGCACTCGAGGCCCTGGCGGGCTCGCTCCGAGCTTCCCGGTGA
- a CDS encoding mycothiol transferase yields the protein MTNTLTAADLLTDHFGRVDELVHEIVDGLTEDDLARRPDGADGAANPIGWLVWHLLRVQDDHLAEAFGTGQVWIDEGWVERFGLALDPHETGYQHTREQVDAVRTSAELLSGYGAAVHARTVSHMVSITEADLARVLPPTYGEGVTLGARLVSVLGDDLQHAGQAAYLRGLFGR from the coding sequence ATGACGAACACACTGACCGCCGCCGACCTGCTCACCGACCACTTCGGCCGGGTGGACGAGCTCGTGCACGAGATCGTCGACGGGCTCACCGAGGACGATCTCGCCCGCCGCCCGGACGGCGCCGACGGAGCGGCCAACCCGATCGGCTGGCTGGTGTGGCACCTGCTGCGGGTGCAGGACGATCACCTGGCCGAGGCGTTCGGCACCGGGCAGGTCTGGATCGACGAGGGCTGGGTCGAGCGGTTCGGGCTCGCACTCGATCCGCACGAGACCGGCTACCAGCACACCAGGGAGCAGGTCGACGCCGTCCGCACCAGCGCCGAGCTGCTCTCCGGGTACGGCGCTGCGGTGCACGCCAGGACCGTGTCGCACATGGTCTCGATCACCGAGGCCGATCTCGCCCGGGTGCTGCCGCCCACCTACGGCGAGGGGGTCACCCTGGGCGCGCGGCTGGTCAGCGTGCTCGGTGACGATCTGCAGCACGCCGGTCAGGCCGCCTACCTGCGCGGGCTGTTCGGACGCTGA
- a CDS encoding MarR family winged helix-turn-helix transcriptional regulator, with protein MEQPGLVAPRALDEQLCFALHSASRAMTGCYRPVLDEIGLTYSQYAVLLVLWAEESIPQRELGERMYLDSGTLSPLLTRLESRGLITRARRPDDERTVQISLTTEGAALRERAAVVQDQVVRTTGMSSEEIVALRDDLQRLAARLRAGADGGPARPDPGTD; from the coding sequence ATGGAACAGCCCGGACTCGTTGCGCCGCGGGCGCTCGACGAGCAGCTCTGCTTCGCGCTGCACTCGGCCTCGCGGGCGATGACCGGGTGCTATCGGCCGGTGCTCGACGAGATCGGGCTCACCTACAGCCAGTACGCGGTGCTGCTCGTGCTCTGGGCGGAGGAGAGCATCCCGCAGCGGGAGCTGGGGGAGCGGATGTATCTCGACAGCGGCACGCTCTCGCCGTTGCTGACCCGGCTGGAGAGCCGCGGCCTGATCACCCGGGCCCGCCGCCCCGACGACGAGCGGACGGTCCAGATCTCGCTCACCACGGAAGGGGCGGCGCTGCGGGAACGGGCGGCCGTCGTGCAGGACCAGGTGGTCCGGACCACCGGGATGTCGAGCGAGGAGATCGTTGCGCTGCGCGACGACCTGCAGCGGCTCGCGGCCCGGCTGCGGGCCGGGGCCGACGGCGGCCCGGCCCGGCCCGATCCCGGCACCGACTGA